TCAACGCAGAAGTCTTCCCGCTCCTCCCGCTCTGTCTCGGTCAGCTGCGGGTAGTAGTCGCGCAAGGCCAACCGGCCGAACATGACGTGACGGGCCTCGTCCTGCATCACGTAGGCGTTGATGGCCTTGGCCAAAGGCTCGGCGGCCATGTTGCGGATCAGACCGAACGAGGCCAGCGCCAGACCCTCGATCAGGACCTGCATCCCTAGATAGGTGATGTCCCAGCGACTGTCGCTGACGGTGTCTTGGAGCAGGCTGGCCAGGTTGCCGTTGATTGGATACACCAGGCCGATCTTGTCGTGCAGGTAACGGCTGTAGACCTCGACGTGGCGGGCTTCGTCGATGGTCTGAGTGGCCGCGTAGAACTTGGAGTCGATGTTCGGCACCGACTGCACGATCTTGGCCACCGAGATCAGGGCGCCCTGCTCGCCGTGCATGAACTGGCTGAGCCGCCACGCCTCGAACTCCCGATGGGCAAGGTCCTTCTCCTTGCGGTCGAACTTGTCCCACCACGGCGACCCGCAGAGAGGATGGGCCTCGTCCGGCATGCCGATCGGCCGGTTGGGATCGACATCCTGATCCCAATCGAGGCGCTCGGAACCGATCCACTGCCGGCGGGTGCCTTTGTCGTAAAGGCGGAGGAGTTGGTCCCTCCCGCTGGTGTAGTCGAAGTCGAACATGGCCGTGGTCGGCGACGGGACTCCCCATGCCTTGGCCGAGTCAGACACGGTTTCGGCAACGGTGGGTGCGCCCGGCGCGCCGTGGTCATTTGACATATCGCTGCTCCTCCCCCAAAACGTGACGCTGTGTCACAGATTCGCACCACCGGTAGGCTCCGTCAAGTGGCAGTCGTGGACTCGAGCAATCACCCCGGGCGCCGCCAGGCCCGGAGGGAGGCGACGAAGCGGACGATTATGGACGCCGTCGAGCGGCTGCTCGGCGATCGGCCCTACGCCGATCTGCGCGTCGAAGACGTGATGGCCGCCTCGGGGCTTACCAGGACCGCCTTCTACCGCTACTTCCCCGACCTCGAATCCGTGTTGCTGGCCTTGCTCGCCAGTGTCCGCACCGAACTCGCTGACGCGGCCAACCGGTGGCTCCTGCTCGACACCGACCCGGACGGGGGCATCCTCGAAGCCAACACCGCGCTGGCGCGGGTGTGGTCTCGCCACTGGGCCCTGCTGCTCGCCTTCAGTGACGCCGCCACCAGCGGCAGCCGGATCCAGGTGGCATGGCACGAGATGGTCGAGTCTTTTCTCGACCCTGTGGAGAGGCGGTTCGCCGATCTGGCCCGGCGCGGCCTCACCTCGCTGGAGTATCCGGCCGAGACGGCTCGAGCCCTGGTGTGGATGAACGAGCGGTACCTCTTCGAGACGTTTGCCCGCAATCGGGACGTCTCCGTCGAAGTGGCGGCGGCCACGCTGGCCCAGACCTGGCGCCGCGTGCTCTTCTCGGCACCGGGCTAACGGCGAAGGAGGGCCGCCAAAGTGGAGACCCCATAGCGGTGAAACTGAAGCTCGATTTACACGACCTCTACAACCGGGGGGATGAGATCGATCGAGCCCTGCGGGCCGTGATCGACGAGGCTGTGCGTAAGAAGGCGACGTTGGTCGAGATCATCCCCGGCAAGGGAAGCGGACAGCTGAAGAAGAGGGTGCTGCGGTTCCTTGACCAAAAGGATGTGAAGGTCCTCTACGACCGAGTGGAGAAGGACTCCGACAACTTCGGGCGGGTGTTCGTGCACTTCCGCTGGAGGAAAGCGGGCCGCTGATCGAGTCCGAGGACCCGCCGTGGTCTTGGTTGTACGGCGATCAGGACACCCGGGCCACACCGGCAAGACTGTCTGCCATGGCGTTCGGTCAGCAGTCAGGCCCACCAGCGACCTCGAAGCAGGTTCAGGAGCTGCTCGAGCTGCTCAAGGAAGCGGGCCACACCGACTTCCGGGACGCGCGCGGCCCAATGGGTTTCACCCAGCGTCAGGCCGCGGGCAGGTTCACTCGTGACGAGGCGGAGGCGTTCATCGACCGGTTACAAGATGCAGAGTCTGACGGGGCCACCCCCGCCGCGGTCCCGGCGTGGCGGCTCTCTGCGCAGGAGCAGATCATCGCCCACGTCCCTGCTGAGAAGCTCGCCGTCGAGCTTCGTCGCCGCGGCTGGACCGTGATCGAGCCCTAGACAGCCGGTGTTCTGGGAAAGTCCGGGGGGCCTCCTAGTGCTTGGCGCAGAACCCGGTGCAGGGGCTTGCCCATGCCGTTGTGGGGGATGGAGTCTACGAACACCACCTGCCGGGGAACCATATAGCGGGGCAGTCTCTGACGGAGGTAGCGGCGGATATCGTCGGAGTCGGTGCGTGGCCCCGGCCCCGGAACGATGAAAGCGACGACACGCTCGCCGTAGCGTGGGTCGGGCACGCCTATAACCGCAGCATCGGTGATGGCCGGATGTGTCATCAGGATGTCCTCGATTGGCTGGGGGTAGACGTTCTCGCCGCCCGAGATGATCATGTCGTCTTCCCGGCTGTCTACGTGCAGGCGACCCATGACGTCGAAGTGCCCCAGGTCCCCGGTCGGCATGAGTTGCAGGTCGGCCCCTGGCGAGGGTCGCTTGCCATCCTGGACGGCTAGGGGGCCTCCGACGAGGATCCGCCCGGTTACGCCCGCTGGGAGATCGGCGCTGTTTGAGTCGCGCACCCGCACTGTGACCCCGCGCAGAGGCCGCCCGACCGTCCCTGGCGCGGCGCGTAGGTCCTGTGGCCGGGCGACTGTGGCGAAGGCGGCCTCGGTCGAGCCGTAGAGGTTGTACAGGACGTCCCCGTAGATGTCCATGAACCTGACGGCTAGATCTCCTCGCAAAGCGGCGCCGCTGCAGACGGCGACGCGCAGCGATGACGTGTCGTAGCGACCGCGGACGTCGGCGGGCAGCTCCACGAGCTGGCTGACCATGGCGGGGACTACTACCAGGACCTCGATATGGTGCCGTGCTATTAGTTTCAGCACCGCCTCGGGGTCGAATGTCGGGCGCAGCACGATCGTGGCCGAAAGCAGCCACGCGAATGAGAGCTGGCCGAACCCGAGCGCGTGGAACATCGGCGAGGCGATGAGCGTCGTATCTCCGACCCGCATAGGAACTCGGTCGACGAACCCGACGACCGGGTCCAAAGTGAGAGGTACTGGCCGGCTGGCACTTTTGGGCTCGCTGGTGGTGCCCGATGTGAGCAGCACGTAATGCGTTCCTGGCCTCCCAGGTCGGGGAACTGGCCCAGTTGGCTGACCGTCCAGGTCTGTCAGGGCCGCGACGGCCAGGTCCCTCCGACCGTCGGTCGCGACCACCCTGGGTAGGGGGATGCCTTCCATCAGGGGCAGGAACTCGGCGTCCGCGATCAAACAGGCGACTCGTTCGCGCTCGACGACGGACGCCACCTGGGGGGCCGCCAAGGAGGTGTTGAGCAGGATCACGTCGGCGCCTATGCGCGACAGGGCGGCCACGGACTCCACGAAGCCACGATGGTTGCGGCACATGACCGCCACACGGTCGGACTCCGACACCCCTCGGCGCGAGAGCGACCCGGCCAGGGATCGCACCCGACGGTCCATCTCAGCGAAGGTCAAGCTGCCCTTCTCGTCGATCACGGCGGGCCGATCGGCGAAGCGGGCGGCGCCGAAGACGTATGCGCCGGCCGGCGTGATGCCCGTGCGGGAAAGTTCAACGCCTGAGCGGATAGCCGCTGCTCCTGTCGCAGCCGTGAATAGCCCTGCCCGGGCCAGCGTGGCGGCCACCCCTAGCGGACCGAGCCTGACTGGAGCCGGTGGTGCCGGCCGCTCGATAGGAACGCCGGTCGCGCCCTCCACCTCCGAGCGCAGCGCGGCCAGCGTGCCGGCGAGGGCGCGCCGGACCATGGGGCCCGCGGCGATGGCCATGAGAGCACCCAGCGGACCGGGGACCCGGTAGGTCACGGTCAGGTGTACGTCGCTCGCGTTGCCCGCAGGCTGGATGTCCCACCGCCCTTCGGTCGCCAGCCCCCTGACCGTCCGCCAGTCGATCCGCCGCCCCGGCTCAGAGGCGACCACTTCCAGCAGTCCGCCAACAGGAGCGGTGCCAATATCCATCCGGAACTCCACGCGTGACCCCACGGTGAGACGGTCCGACTGGGGCTCCCAACGGGACAGTCCCGGTATGGAACTGGCGTACCAGGCGGGGTCGGTTATGGCGGCCCACACCCGCCCCGGTGATGCGGCGACCCGCATCTGGCTCCTCTCGTGCATGCCAAACATCACCCCAGCACCGGGAACCGCCGCCGCTCGGACATCGAGTCCAGGGCGCTTTGCATCAGGGATCTCACATGACGGTAGGCACCTTCGACGTCGCGGTCGCCAAAGAACTCATGTAGGTCGACAGGCTCGAGGACCTGGACCTGCAGCTTCGCCGGAAGGGGTAGATGCCCCAAGAAATCGCCGACGTTGATTCCCCACGGCAGGGCCAGGGAGACCGGCAGGACTTTGAGCTGGAACAGGCGGTCCAAACCCAGCGCGCGAGCCAACCTCTGGCCACTGGACAGGAACAAGGCCGTCTCCTGGCCCCCCACAGAGACCACCGGCACGACAGGGACCCCCCGCTGCAAGGCCAGGTGGATGAACCCGCTCCGCCCCGCGAGTTCGACCTTCCCAGACTCCCAAGAGGGACGGTGCACCTCGACGTCGCCGCCCGGGTAGACGAGCACGGCGGCCCCCCGGTCGAGGGCAGCCCGGGCATTCGACTCGGCAGCCAACATCATCCCGAACTTGCGCAGCGGCTGCAGCACCGGCTGAGCCATCACCAGGTTGTGCGCCAACTGGTAAAAGGGGCGGTCTGCTCCGAAGTAGCCGCAGAAGGCCAGCACTAACACCATCGTGTCCGGCGTCATGTTCCCGCCCGAATGGTTGCCGACCAACAAGACAGGGCCGGAAGCGGGGATGTTCTCCAAGCCATGGACGTCGGCCCTGAACCAGAGGGTCGCGGCCAGCCACGCCGCCGGCAGCACGGCCCGGATAAAATCCGGGTCCCGATCCTCCAAGCGACCGTTCGGCACAATGCGGCCAAAGGGGTGTCGTGACTCCCCGCTGAATTCTTCCGGACCGGCTGTCTTCCACAGAACCACTGGTCCAATTGCACCTTCGCCGGCACAGTCCGCCTAGGGCCGTTAGCCCACAATCCGTCTCCGCCTGCCTCTTGCTCGATGGAAATGCAGCGATATGGGCTGGAACGGCGACGTAGGGGAAGGGTTGAGCTCTTTGTCTTTGAGTGGCCCGTGGGATCGAGCTGATGCGATGCTGTGGTCGCCATGAAGTATCCGCTGTCGATCTTGGACCTTGCGACGGTTAGTGAGCATCAGACCGTTCGTGAGAGCTTGGAAGCGACCGTGGTCCTCGCCAAACGGGCAGAGCAAGCCGGGTACAACAGGGTCTGGTACGCCGAACACCACAACATGGCCTCTGTCGCGTCGTCGGCGACGAGCGTCCTCATCGCCAATGTCGCAGCGCACACGGA
This window of the Acidimicrobiales bacterium genome carries:
- a CDS encoding 1-acyl-sn-glycerol-3-phosphate acyltransferase, which produces MLPAAWLAATLWFRADVHGLENIPASGPVLLVGNHSGGNMTPDTMVLVLAFCGYFGADRPFYQLAHNLVMAQPVLQPLRKFGMMLAAESNARAALDRGAAVLVYPGGDVEVHRPSWESGKVELAGRSGFIHLALQRGVPVVPVVSVGGQETALFLSSGQRLARALGLDRLFQLKVLPVSLALPWGINVGDFLGHLPLPAKLQVQVLEPVDLHEFFGDRDVEGAYRHVRSLMQSALDSMSERRRFPVLG
- a CDS encoding TetR/AcrR family transcriptional regulator, giving the protein MAVVDSSNHPGRRQARREATKRTIMDAVERLLGDRPYADLRVEDVMAASGLTRTAFYRYFPDLESVLLALLASVRTELADAANRWLLLDTDPDGGILEANTALARVWSRHWALLLAFSDAATSGSRIQVAWHEMVESFLDPVERRFADLARRGLTSLEYPAETARALVWMNERYLFETFARNRDVSVEVAAATLAQTWRRVLFSAPG
- a CDS encoding Smr/MutS family protein, coding for MKLKLDLHDLYNRGDEIDRALRAVIDEAVRKKATLVEIIPGKGSGQLKKRVLRFLDQKDVKVLYDRVEKDSDNFGRVFVHFRWRKAGR
- a CDS encoding AMP-binding protein, giving the protein MHERSQMRVAASPGRVWAAITDPAWYASSIPGLSRWEPQSDRLTVGSRVEFRMDIGTAPVGGLLEVVASEPGRRIDWRTVRGLATEGRWDIQPAGNASDVHLTVTYRVPGPLGALMAIAAGPMVRRALAGTLAALRSEVEGATGVPIERPAPPAPVRLGPLGVAATLARAGLFTAATGAAAIRSGVELSRTGITPAGAYVFGAARFADRPAVIDEKGSLTFAEMDRRVRSLAGSLSRRGVSESDRVAVMCRNHRGFVESVAALSRIGADVILLNTSLAAPQVASVVERERVACLIADAEFLPLMEGIPLPRVVATDGRRDLAVAALTDLDGQPTGPVPRPGRPGTHYVLLTSGTTSEPKSASRPVPLTLDPVVGFVDRVPMRVGDTTLIASPMFHALGFGQLSFAWLLSATIVLRPTFDPEAVLKLIARHHIEVLVVVPAMVSQLVELPADVRGRYDTSSLRVAVCSGAALRGDLAVRFMDIYGDVLYNLYGSTEAAFATVARPQDLRAAPGTVGRPLRGVTVRVRDSNSADLPAGVTGRILVGGPLAVQDGKRPSPGADLQLMPTGDLGHFDVMGRLHVDSREDDMIISGGENVYPQPIEDILMTHPAITDAAVIGVPDPRYGERVVAFIVPGPGPRTDSDDIRRYLRQRLPRYMVPRQVVFVDSIPHNGMGKPLHRVLRQALGGPPDFPRTPAV
- a CDS encoding ferritin-like domain-containing protein; amino-acid sequence: MSNDHGAPGAPTVAETVSDSAKAWGVPSPTTAMFDFDYTSGRDQLLRLYDKGTRRQWIGSERLDWDQDVDPNRPIGMPDEAHPLCGSPWWDKFDRKEKDLAHREFEAWRLSQFMHGEQGALISVAKIVQSVPNIDSKFYAATQTIDEARHVEVYSRYLHDKIGLVYPINGNLASLLQDTVSDSRWDITYLGMQVLIEGLALASFGLIRNMAAEPLAKAINAYVMQDEARHVMFGRLALRDYYPQLTETEREEREDFCVDACYRMRDRFMAEEVWERLGLPPEATKWVDESDLFLQFRVYLFTRIVPIIRDIGLWGPKIRRAFEDMGVMGFADSDIDAEMASDEAAAEEFDQQHRAHIEEMAKAAASG